The Sporosarcina ureae genomic sequence AAAGAGGTAGGAGTAGTAGATAGTGGTGGACAAGGGCTCGTATATGTGTATGAAGGATTTTTGGCATGTCTAAAAGGTGAGGACTTACCTGAGAAGGTAGTTATGCACTCAATGGATGATTTAGTGATGACAGAGCATCACCGCATTATACAAGGTTTCATGAACTCAGAAGACATCGAGTTTGGCTACTGTACGGAATTCATGGTCAAATTGGATTCGGGTAAGTTGCTCGACAAACCATTTGATGAGGCAACGTTCCGTCAAGACTTAAGCGAACTAGGTGACTCACTGCTCGTCATTTCAGATGATGAAGTAGTAAAAGTACATATTCACACTGAAGAACCTGGAGATGCTTTATCTTATGGGAAAAAATATGGTTCATTGACGAAGATGAAGATCGATAATATGCGTGAACAACACAGTGATATTATGGAACGAGATGAAGCGTCAACAGCAAAACCTATCCAGCATAAATACGCAATTGTTACGGTTTCGATGGGCGAAGGAATCGCAGAACTTTTGAAAAGTATCGGAGCATCTGCCGTGATTGAGGGCGGTCAGACGATGAATCCTTCAACGGAGGATATTGTCAAAGCAATTCAGGAAATCGGTGCAGAACGAGTATTGATCTTGCCGAATAATAAAAACATCATCATGGCAGCTGAGCAAGCAGCTGAAGTATTGGAAATTGAAGCGGCAGTTGTGGCGACGAAAACCGTTCCGGAAGGCTTGGCGGCTATTTTGGCATTCAACCCTGAAGCTACAGTAGAGAAGAATGCGAAAGCAATGTTACAAGCGGCATCTGCTATTAAAACCGGTCAAGTCACTTATGCCGTTCGTGACACATCGATTGATGGTGTAACGATCCGTAAAGATGACTTCATGGGAATCGCACAAGGGAAAATCACTAGCTCCAATTCTTCATTAGAGGGTGTGACAAAGAACCTCATTTCTTCTATGATTGATGAAGAAGATGAGATCGTCACGATTATTTATGGTGAAGATGTAACGCGTGAAGAAGCAGAAAAGATTAGTAGCTATATCGAAGAACAATTCGAGCATGTGGATATAGAATTGTATGCAGGAAAACAGCCGCTCTATCCATATATTATCTCTGTTGAATAAATACATTACGTTGTCCTGTAAGTAGGGGCAACGTTTTTATTATCCCGCCTTTTCATGGTAGACTAAAAAGAAGAACATTCGTTTTCTAATGAGATATGGGAAGGAGGTATTCTTCACGTGGAGAACATCTTGAAAAATAGTGTAGGTACAGTAAAAGGGATAGGGAAAACAACAACTGAACAATTCGAAAAGCTAGGAATTTTGACGATTGAAGATTTGTTATATACTTTCCCGTATCGCCATGAAGATTTTCGTATGAGAGATTTGACTGAAACGCCGCATGGTGAGCGTGTCACAGTAGAAGGCCGGGTAGAGTCCGAACCGGCAGTGTTTTATTCAGGGAAAAACCGCTCCAGAATGCAAGTTCGTTTATTGGTCGGCCATCACTTGGTGAAAGCTGTATTTTTCAATCAGCATTACTTAAAAAACCGTCTGCACACGGGAATGCAAATAAGTATTACGGGAGCATGGGATCGTGGTCGTCAGACGATTACGGTGAATCGTCTACATGCCGGTGAGCAAACTGATTTTGAGCCGGTTTATAGTTTGAAGGGGATTATGCATCAAAAAACGTTTCGTCGTTATATGCGCACAGTAATAGACTTAACAGCCCAAGACATAGAAGAGACACTACCGCGTGAGATGTTGGAAGTATACAAGCTGCCTTCTATAGCCCAAGCACTAGAGATGGTCCATTTCCCGACTAAAGCTGAAGACGTTAAGCATGCTCGAAGACGTTTTGTTTATGAGGAATTATTACTTTTTCAGTTGAAAATTCAAGGAATGAAAAAACTACGCAAAGAACAAGAAAAAGGACTTGTTATTCAATATGATTTGGATTTGCTAAAGAAGTTCATCAGTACGTTGCCATTTGAATTAACGGATGCGCAAAAACGTGTGGTGAATGAATTATGTGCAGAGCTGAAATCACCACTCCGTATGAATCGTTTACTGCAAGGAGATGTGGGGTCAGGTAAGACAGCTGTCGCTGCCATAGCTCTATATGCGGCGGTTACTGCAGGATTCCAGGGAGCATTGATGGCACCAACAGAAATATTAGCTGAACAACACGCTGAATTATTAGCCAACTGGTTCGAACCATTCGGTGTAACTGTTGCTTTTCTTGCTGGATCTACGAAAGCGAAAGCCAGAAAGGAGTTGTTGGAACGCTTAGAAGCTGGGGGGATTGACTTGCTGATCGGTACGCATGCGCTCATCCAACCTGAAGTGCAGTTTCATAAACTGGGCTTTGTCGTGACAGATGAACAACACCGTTTCGGAGTGCAACAACGTCGTGTCTTGCGAGATAAAGGCTTAAATCCAGATGTACTATTCATGACTGCAACTCCTATTCCAAGAACATTAGCGATTACGGTATTTGGGGAAATGGATGTTTCGATCTTAGATGAACTACCAGCAGGACGAAAAGAAATTGAAACACATTGGTTGAAAGAAGACTCTTTACTGCCTGTATTACAGAAGATGGAAAAAGAGTTGCGTGCAGGAAGGCAGGCGTACGTCATTTGTCCGTTGATCGAGGAATCCGATAAATTGGATGTCCAAAACGCAGTCGAGGTGCATGCAGAATTGAACAATTATTTCGGTGGTCGCTATACTGTAGGCTTGATGCATGGTCGATTGCCTTCAGCTGAAAAGGACCAAGTCATGCGGGAATTCAGTGAAGGACAGTTAAACATCCTTGTTTCCACGACAGTTGTAGAAGTAGGTGTCAATGTACCGAACGCAACTTTCATGCTGATTTATGATGCCACGAGATTCGGTCTGGCTCAGTTACACCAATTAAGGGGACGTGTAGGACGAGGATCAGATCAGTCGTATTGTGTATTGCTCGCTAATCCGTCGACAGAAGAAGGAAAGATGCGAATGCAATCGATGACAGAAACGAACGACGGATTTATTTTAGCTGAAAAAGATTTGGAGCTACGCGGGTCAGGAGATATTTTTGGTAAGAAGCAAAGTGGAATGCCAGAATTTAAAATGGCTGACTTGGTCCATGATTTCAAAGCACTCTCTATAGCGCGTGATGATGCGGAACGTTTGTTAAATTCAGATGCATTTTGGACAAATGACGAGTATGCAACGTTACGCGGACGTCTTGAGCAGTCGGGCGCACTCACTGATAAGCGGATAGACTAATAGACGTGAACGTAGTAAATTCGATAACCTCTTGCAATCTGATTTACCTCTTTATATACTTAGTGTTAATACCAAGTGCTAATCTAGAGGGGTGTAGTAATTGAGAGTTCCGAAACAGGAGAGGCAACAATTACTCGTAACGCTGCTTGAAAAAGATCCATTTCTAACAGATGAAGACATTGCCAGGCATTTTTCCGTGAGCATCCAAACCGTGCGGCTGGATCGGTTAGAATGTCGTATTCCGGAATTGCGAGAGCGGTTAAAATCCGTAGCATCTCAACAAATGTTAGGTACAGTGAAGTCTATGCAAGCTGAAGAAATCTTTGGAGAAATTGTTGATGTGGAATTGGATAATAAAGCGATTTCAATTTTTGATGTAAAAGAAGTGCATGTATTTAAACGAAATGGTATTGCCAGAGGTCATCATTTATTTGCACAGGCGAATTCATTAGCCGTAGCTGTCTTGGATGATGACTTAGCATTGACGGTTCGTTCCTCACTGCACTTCCAAAAGCCAGTTAGAGCTGGTGATCGGGTAGTGTCTCGTGCTACTGTACGCAAGGAAACCTTGAAAAATAAAAGTACGGTAGTCGATGTCCTGTCGACAGTGGAAAGTGAACCTGTTTTCTCGGGGGAGTTTCAAATGTATCGTACAACAAAAAAAGGCGGGTAATTACATATGATTATTGCAGTAGACGCAATGGGTGGAGATAATGCACCAGAAGAAATTGTGAAAGGGGTATTACAGAGCCTTCATGCATTTGATGACATTAGAATACATATATTTGGTGATGAGCAAAAAATGGCACCATTCCTCGAAACACATCCGCGCCTTCAAGTAGTACACTGCTCCGAAATCATTGAACCTGATGATGAGCCAGTGCGTGCAATTCGAAAGAAAAAAGATGCATCCATGGTCCGTATGGCGCAAGCGGTAAAAGATGGCGAGGCACAGGCATGTGTGTCGGCTGGTAATACAGGTGCTCTCATGGCGGCAGGACTCTTTATCGTTGGTCGCTTGGAAGGTATTCAAAGACCAGCACTGGCACCGACTTTACCGACGATTGACGGCAGCGGATTCGTGTTATTGGATGCTGGGGCGAATTCAGATAGTAAACCTTCGCAGTTGGCGCAGTTTGCCGTCATGGGCAGTGTTTACGCCGAGAAAGTTCGCGGCATTGATAAACCACGTGTGGGCCTATTAAATATCGGTACAGAGGCTGGAAAAGGTAATGAGCTGACAAAACTTGCCTTTGAAGAGTTGCAAGCTGCACCTATAAACTTCATCGGTAACGTGGAGTCGCGTGACTTGTTAAATGGTGTGGCAGATGTCGTTGTCACAGACGGCTTTACGGGGAATATGGTGTTGAAAACTATTGAAGGTACGGCAATGAATGTATTTTCCATGATCAAAGAAGTGTTCATGTCTTCGTTGAAAACCAAGCTTGCGGCTGGATTAGTCAAAGATGATCTA encodes the following:
- a CDS encoding DAK2 domain-containing protein; the protein is MTSINGLHFAKMVEMGSHHLHQNADYVDSLNVFPVPDGDTGTNMNLSMTSGAKETERNAQEHIGLTAQAFSKGLLMGARGNSGVILSQLFRGFSKQIENESEVNVKQFAEALKYGVDTAYKAVMKPVEGTILTVAKDAANAAVEHIEDASDLTALLEIIVQEAKASLKRTPDLLPVLKEVGVVDSGGQGLVYVYEGFLACLKGEDLPEKVVMHSMDDLVMTEHHRIIQGFMNSEDIEFGYCTEFMVKLDSGKLLDKPFDEATFRQDLSELGDSLLVISDDEVVKVHIHTEEPGDALSYGKKYGSLTKMKIDNMREQHSDIMERDEASTAKPIQHKYAIVTVSMGEGIAELLKSIGASAVIEGGQTMNPSTEDIVKAIQEIGAERVLILPNNKNIIMAAEQAAEVLEIEAAVVATKTVPEGLAAILAFNPEATVEKNAKAMLQAASAIKTGQVTYAVRDTSIDGVTIRKDDFMGIAQGKITSSNSSLEGVTKNLISSMIDEEDEIVTIIYGEDVTREEAEKISSYIEEQFEHVDIELYAGKQPLYPYIISVE
- the recG gene encoding ATP-dependent DNA helicase RecG, giving the protein MENILKNSVGTVKGIGKTTTEQFEKLGILTIEDLLYTFPYRHEDFRMRDLTETPHGERVTVEGRVESEPAVFYSGKNRSRMQVRLLVGHHLVKAVFFNQHYLKNRLHTGMQISITGAWDRGRQTITVNRLHAGEQTDFEPVYSLKGIMHQKTFRRYMRTVIDLTAQDIEETLPREMLEVYKLPSIAQALEMVHFPTKAEDVKHARRRFVYEELLLFQLKIQGMKKLRKEQEKGLVIQYDLDLLKKFISTLPFELTDAQKRVVNELCAELKSPLRMNRLLQGDVGSGKTAVAAIALYAAVTAGFQGALMAPTEILAEQHAELLANWFEPFGVTVAFLAGSTKAKARKELLERLEAGGIDLLIGTHALIQPEVQFHKLGFVVTDEQHRFGVQQRRVLRDKGLNPDVLFMTATPIPRTLAITVFGEMDVSILDELPAGRKEIETHWLKEDSLLPVLQKMEKELRAGRQAYVICPLIEESDKLDVQNAVEVHAELNNYFGGRYTVGLMHGRLPSAEKDQVMREFSEGQLNILVSTTVVEVGVNVPNATFMLIYDATRFGLAQLHQLRGRVGRGSDQSYCVLLANPSTEEGKMRMQSMTETNDGFILAEKDLELRGSGDIFGKKQSGMPEFKMADLVHDFKALSIARDDAERLLNSDAFWTNDEYATLRGRLEQSGALTDKRID
- the fapR gene encoding transcription factor FapR gives rise to the protein MRVPKQERQQLLVTLLEKDPFLTDEDIARHFSVSIQTVRLDRLECRIPELRERLKSVASQQMLGTVKSMQAEEIFGEIVDVELDNKAISIFDVKEVHVFKRNGIARGHHLFAQANSLAVAVLDDDLALTVRSSLHFQKPVRAGDRVVSRATVRKETLKNKSTVVDVLSTVESEPVFSGEFQMYRTTKKGG
- the plsX gene encoding phosphate acyltransferase PlsX; the encoded protein is MIIAVDAMGGDNAPEEIVKGVLQSLHAFDDIRIHIFGDEQKMAPFLETHPRLQVVHCSEIIEPDDEPVRAIRKKKDASMVRMAQAVKDGEAQACVSAGNTGALMAAGLFIVGRLEGIQRPALAPTLPTIDGSGFVLLDAGANSDSKPSQLAQFAVMGSVYAEKVRGIDKPRVGLLNIGTEAGKGNELTKLAFEELQAAPINFIGNVESRDLLNGVADVVVTDGFTGNMVLKTIEGTAMNVFSMIKEVFMSSLKTKLAAGLVKDDLKDLKNKMDYAEYGGAGLFGLNHPVIKAHGSSNANALFNAVRQARTMVQYQVCETIKKTIGEEEES